TCGGCGATGTAGCGGTTCTCCGCGATCACCATCGCCACCGGCTCGCCCACGTAGCGCACCACCTGGTCGGCCATGGGCATCTGAAGGAAATTCTCCATGCCCGGCAGCGGGCAGGTGCGTTGCGGAATGGCCTTGGCCAAAGCCGCGATGTCGGCGTAGGTGATCACCTTCACCACGCCCGGCAGTTCCAGTGCCGCGCTCGCGTCGATGCTCAGTACCGTGGCGTGCGCCATCGGGCTGCGCACCACCACGGCGTGCAGCATGCCGGGGCGTTTCACGTCGTCGACGTAGCGTCCGCGCCCGGTCAACAGGCGCGTGTCTTCGCTGCGCTCGACCGCACGGCCGATCATGGTGTCGCTCACGCTGCGCCTCCGTTCTTGCCCGCCTGGCGCGCTTGCGCGGTGGCCACGATGGCGTCGACGATCGGGATGTAGCCGGTGCAGCGGCAGATGTTGCCGGAGATGGCTTCGCAGGCCTCTTCACGGGTCGGGCACGGCGTGCGTTCCAGGAAGGCGTGCGCCGTGGTCACCATGCCCGAAGTGCAGAAGCCGCACTGCAGCGCGTGGTGCTTGCGGAAGTTGGCTTGCAGGTCGGTGAGCCCTTCGGGTTTCGACAGGCCTTCGACCGTGGTGACCTCGCAGCCCTCGGCCTGCACCGCGAACATCAGGCACGCGCGCATCGGTTCCTGGTTGACCAGGATGGTGCAAGCGCCGCAGACCCCGTGCTCGCAGCCCAGGTGGGTGCCGGTGAGGTTGAGGTGGTCGCGCAGAAAGTCGGCCAGCGTGAGGCGGGCTTCAACCTGGGCGTCGACGGCCTGGCCGTTGACGCGCATCTGGATGTGAACCGAATCGGTCATGTGTGTGTTCTCCGTTTCAGCTCTCAGGACGACAGCGCCTGGCGCAGCACGCGCCCCATGAGCGTGTGCACCAGTTCCTTGCGGTACTCGGCCGAGGCGTGGTGGTCGCTCATCGGGTCCACCGCATCGCGCGCGGCTTCGGCCACGGCGTCAATGGCGTTGTCGGTCACGACGCGGCCCACCAGCAGGCCGGGTGCGGCCTCGACCACCATCGGGCGGGCCGTGGCGGCAAACACCACGCAGCGTGCGCGGGTGCAGCGGCCGCCGGCGTCCAGCTCCAGCGTGCAGATCGCGCCGGTCATGGCGAAGTCGCCCATGCGGCGCGAGACTTCTTCAAAGCCCCAGCGGCGCTCGGACGGCCAAGCCGGGAACTCCACGGCGACGACGAGTTCGCCCGGTTGCAGGTCGGTGGTGTAGACGTCTTGCGTGAAATCCTCGGCCTTGATGCGGCGCTCGCCCTGCGCGCCCGCGACCACGATGATGGCTTCCAGCGCAATGCACACCGCCTGCCATTCGGCCGCCGGATCGGCGTGCGCCAGGCTGCCACCGATGGTGCCGCGGTTGCGGATCTGCGGGTGCGCCACGAAGCGCATCACCGCCGGGATCAGCGGCATGCGGCGCTGGAGCAGTTCGCTGCGCTCGAACGCCGCGTGCGGCGTGAGGGCGCCGGCCTGGATGGCGCCGTTGGGCAACTCACGGATGCCGCGCAAGCTCTCCAGGCGGCGCAGGTCGACCAGCACCTCGGGCGCGGCCAGGCGCATGTTCATCGCCGGCATCAGGCTCTGGCCGCCGGCGATCACCTTGGCGCTATCCCCCAGCTCGGCCAGTCGGCGCAAGGCCTCGTCCAGCGTCGAGGGGGCTTCGTATTGGAATCTGGGGGGTTTCATGGATCTCTCGGGCCTGAGCAGGCCTTAGATGGGCACGTTGACGGCGTCGTAGGTGAACAGCCACTCGTAGCGCTCGCGGATGCGAGCCGGATCCCATTCGACCGACGTGTAGTTGTCCGCCTGAACGGGGTCCGCCAGTTGTGCGTTGTGAAAGCGCGTGAGGTTCGCGGAAGATTGATCGACGATGCGCGTGGTGCGCTCGATGCGGGCGTTATCGTAGCGTTGCAGCGCGGCCACGGGATTGGCTGCGCCGGCTTCGAGGGCTCGCGCCAGCACCAGACCGTCTTCGATCGCCATGTTCGCGCCCTGCGCGAGGTAGGGCAGGGTCGAGTGGCAGGCGTCGCCCAGCAGCGTGACGCGGCCATAGCTCCACTGCTTCATGGTTGGGTGCAGGAACAGGGCCCACTTGAAGTGGTGTTCGATGTTCTCCACCATCAGCTGCACATCCGGGTGCCAGCCCACGTAGTCGGCCCTGCACTCCTCGAGCGTGCCGGCTTCGGTCCAGGACTCGACCTGCCAGTCGTCGCGCTCGACGTGGCCGACGAAGTTCAACAGCTCGCCACCGCGCACCGGGTAGGTGATGGTGTGGCCGTGCGGGCCGATCCAGTTCGTGCCGACCGGGCGGCGCAGGTGCTCGGGCAGGCGCTCCATCGGAATCAGGCCGCGCCAGGCCATGCCGCCGGTGAACTGGGGCTTGTGTTCGCCCACCAGCTGGCGGCGCACGCGCGAATGCAGGCCATCGGCCCCCACCAGCACGTCGGCGCGCACGTGGCGGCCGTCCTTCAACTGCAGCTCGACTTCGTCGCCGATCGTGCGAAAGCCCACGCCCTGCGCGTTCACATGCAGCGCATCGGGCTTGAGGGCGCGCACGGCGTCCACCAGCATCTGGTGCAGGTCGGCGCGGTGCATCATGTAATAGGGCGCGCCGTAGCGAGCGACCGATTCGGCACCCAGGTTCAACAGCGGCACCGTCTTGCCGGTGGACCAGATGCGCACTTCCTTGGACGTGGACTCCACGCCCCACTGCGCGAGTTGTTCGCCCAGGCCCAGCGACTGCAGCACGCGCACGCCATTCGGGCCAAGCTGCACGCCCGCGCCGATTTCCTTGAGCTCCTGCGCCTGCTCGACCACCTCGACATCCATGCCCCGTTGCAGCATGGCCAGGGCCGCCGTCAGGCCGCCAATGCCGCCACCGGAGACGGCCACTTTCAATTTCTTGCTCACACTCACACTCACGCTCAGACTCCTTGGGATGCGTTCAGGCCAGCCGCGCTCTGGCGAAGCAACTCGATGGCTTCGCTCACGGGCATGACGTCGGCGTATTTGCTGTTCATGTCAAACAGGTTGACCGCGTGGGACGTCTGGGAGCGGTCGAACACCGCTTCCTGCGGGACGATCACGCGAAAACCCATGGACGTGGCGTCGACCACCGTGGCGCGCACGCAGCCGCTGGTGGTGGTGCCGGTCACGTAGACCGTGGACACACCGTTGTCCACCAGGTAGCTCACCAGCGGCGTGCCGAAGAACGCGCTGGGGTGGGCCTTGGGCACCAGGATGTCGCCCTCGATCGGTGCGACCTCTTCCACGAAATCGTAGCCCCGCGGCGGGATCGTCATGACTGCGGGCGCCTTGTCGGCCCAGCGGCCGCCGTCGTAGGCCTTCTTCGGCGCCACATGCGGGTACATGACCGGCATGCCGGCGGCGCGGAACGCGGCGATCAGGGACTGGATATGGGGCACCGCGTTCCAGCCGTGCTCGCCGCAGCTGGTGGGGTACTCCTTGATGGCTTCTTCAATGGGCATGGACGTGCTGCTGACCGAGCGGTACTGCACATCAATGATCAGCAAGGCTGCCTTGCCTGGCTTGTTCGACCGGGTGCCCATGCCGATCGTGTTGTAGAGCGCCAGTTCCTCCGCGGGGATGACGCTGTGCCAAGGAGGGGTGGTTGCCCCGGCTTGCACGGTTTTGGGTGGTGTCATGTCGATTTTCTATGTTTCTATTTGAAGGAATATAGTTCTATCAAACAGAATTTACAATAAAAAATCACTGCTTTTGTTGTTTATATAAGACGTATATTGACTTTGAAGTTCTGTTTGCTAGAGTCAAGTTCTGTTCAACGAAATATGACAGAAGCTGACAGGGTCTTTTGACCTTGTGGCTTGTGCGCCTTGCAATGCCTGAATTCCGTTTTGATCCGGTGGAGTTGCCCCCCACGGCGCCTGCCCTGAGAGAGCGCGTTCGCCAGTTCCTGGCCCTTGAGCGCTCGCGCCACACCTTCGATCCGATCCGCAACAGCTGGACCTCGTTCAATGCCGAGTTCAGCCGCCGCTGCGGCGAAGAAGGGTTGATCGGCCTGGTGTTCCCCCGCGAATACGGTGGCCAGGGCATGTCCAACCTGGAGCGCTACGTGGTGATGGAGGAGTTGATCGCTGGTGGGGCGCCGGTGGGCGCTCACTGGATCGCCGACCGCCAGAGCGGCATGCAAATCCTGCGCCACGGCACGGAACACGCGCGCCGCCTGATCATTCCGCGCATCGTTACCGGCCAGTGCTACTTCGCCATCGGCATGAGCGAGCCGGACTCCGGCTCCGACCTGGCCGCGGTGCGCACCCGCGCCGTGCGGGTGGACGGCGGCTGGCGCATCACCGGCACCAAGGTCTGGACCAGCAACGCGCACCGCGCGCATTACCTGATCGCCCTGGTGCGCACCGCGCCCAAGACCGAGGCGCGCCACGAAGGCATGACGCAGTTCATCGTCGACATGTCACAACCCGGCGTGACCACGCGCCCGATCTACAACCTCTACGGCGGTCACGATTTCAACGAAGTGGTGTTCGACGACCACTTCGTACCCGACGAGATGGTGCTCGGTCAGCCTGGCGAGGGCTGGCAACTGGTTACCGGCGAACTGGCTTACGAGCGTTCCGCGCCCGACCGCTTCATGAGCGTGTACGCGGTGCTGCTCGAAACCATGCGCAAGCTCGGCCCCCAGCCCGACGCGCACGCGGCCAGCGAAATGGGCCGCTTCGTGGCACACCTGGCGGCCCTGCGCTTCATGTCGAACTCCATCGCCGGCAAGTTGCAACGCGGCGAACAACCGATCGTCGAGGCCGCGCTGGTCAAGGACATCGGCACCACCTTTGAGCGCGAGATTCCGGAAGTGGCGCGCAAGCTCATCCCCTCGGAATCCACGATGGGCAAGGGCAACAGCTTTGACGACATGTTGGGCGGCGCTGTTCTGCGCGCACCGGCCGCGACGATCCGCGGTGGCACACGAGAAATCTTGCGCGGAATGATCGCCCGCGGACTGGGTCTGCGATGAACGAGTTGTGTGAAGAGCTGGGCAAGAGTCTGGCGCGCCTGAGCGAAGAAACCTGCACCAGCGACGTGCTGGAGGCGGCCGAGCAGGGCGTGTGGCCCGCTGCCGTCTGGCGTGGCCTGGAAGAGATTGGCCTGGTGCTGGCCGCCCTGCCGGAAGACGCCGGCGGCGTGGGTCTGGATCTGTCGGATTTGATGTACATCGTGGACCGCAGCGCGTACCACACGCTGCCCGTGCCGCTGGTGGAAACCTACCTCGCCGGCCGCCTGCTGGTGAGTGCCGGTATCGACGTGCCCGAAGGCGCGTTGACGGTGGCGCCGGTGCGGGGCGAACGCTTCGCGATCGCCGGTGGCGAGGGAGCCTGGTCGATCGAAGGCACCGCGCACCGCGTGCCTTGGGGCAACGTGTGCGGCCACGCGGTGGTGGTGGCCGAGCAGGCCGGTGAAGACGTGGTGGCCCTGGTCCGCCTGGCGCCCGAGATGGTGGGCGAGCAAACGCGCAACCTGTCGGGCGAGCCTCGGGTCGACTTGTCGTTCAACGGCGCCTCGGTGGTCGCGGCCCGCGCGGTCCCCGGTGCGCGCCAACAGCTCGAATTCGACGGCGCCTTGATGCGCGCGGTGCAGATGACCGGCGCCATGGAACGCGCCCTGGAGCTGTCGCTGCTGTACGCCAACGAGCGTGTGCAGTTCGGCCGCCCGATCGGCAAGTTCCAGGCGGTGCAGCAGATGCTGGCCGTGATGGCCGGCCACGTGGCGGCGTCCAAGGCCGCGGTGGATTTCGCCGTGCACGGTTGCGCCAACGGCCTGAGCCTTTTCCCGGTGGCGATCGCCAAAGCCCGTGCCGGCGAGGCGGCCGGCCTGAGCGCCGAGATCGCACACCAGGTGCACGGCGCGATGGGCATCACCCGCGAACACCGCCTGCATTTCTCGACGCGCCGCCTGTGGGCCTGGCGCGACGAGTTCGGCGCCGAAGTGCTGTGGCAACGCCGTCTGGGCGAGCTGGTCGCGCAGCAAGGCCCCGATGCGCTGTGGCCCACGCTGACCGCGTTCAGCGAATAACGTTTTTTCAACCCCCCTCCAACACTTTGAGGAAACTTCCATGAGAAATTGGTTCGCGCTTGCCGTCTCGTCGGCGATGTTGCTGGTGGCTCCGTTCGCCAGTGCACAGGCCGATGAATACCCGGGCTCCAAACCGGTTCGCATCATCGTGCCGTCGGCGCCCGGGAGCGGTGGCGACAGCGCCGCACGCTTCTTCGGTGAGCAACTGGGCAAACAGCTCGGCGGCAGCTTTGTGATCGACAACCGCACGGGAGCGGGTGGCGTGATTGCCGCCAACGCGGTCAAGTCTGCGCCGGCCGACGGCTACACGATCTTCATCGGCAGCAACACGCCGCTGGTGGTGACGCCGCTGGTGATGAAGAACCTGCGCTACGACCCGATCGCGGATTTCACCCCACTGTCGGGCACCACGCGCGGCGTCACCATGATCTCGGTGCAACCGGGCTCGCCGATCAAGAGCCTGCAGGAACTCGTGGCCAAGGCCAAGGCCGCCAAAGAACCGCTCAACGCCGGGGCCTTCACCGCTGGATACCAGCTCGCTCTGGAGTGGTTCTCCAACATGGCCGGCATCAAAGTGAACGTGATTCCCTACAAGGACTCGGCCATGATGTATGCCGACGTGGCCGGTGGCCGAATCGACTTCGTCATCTCCGATGTGGTCGGCGGCTCAGCGGCCATCCGTGGAAATCTGATCCGCCCGCTGGCCATGACGGCCGAGAAGCGCCACCCCGACTTCCCGCAAGTGCCGACCGCCCGCGAAGCGGGCTACCCCGAGTTCGTGAACTACGTGTGGTCGTCCTTCGTGGTCCGTGCCGACACCCCGGCGCCGATCCGCAAGAAGCTGGCCGATGCGCTGGCCCGCATCATGGACACCGACCTGGCCCGCGAGTATGCGAAGAACAACAACACCGAGTTGTTGGACCTGGGTGCTGAAGAGATGCGAAAGTTCCAGCTGGAAGAGTTCGAGCGCTTCAAGAAGGTGGCCAACGCCGCCGGCATCACGCCGCAATAAGGCCCCGGCCTTTTCCTCCCCGGACGAACCCCGCCGCATGACCGCCACCTTCCCCGGCGCGCGCGCACCCGAGCGCGAGCGCGTCGTCGATGCCCACGGCGTGCGGCTGCACGTGTGCGAATGGGGCGCGTCCGACGCGCCCCCCGTCTTGCTGGCGCACGGCATCGGTGACTTCGCGCGCGGCTTCGACCTGCTCGGCCCGGCGCTCGCCGAGGGCGGTTGGCGCGCGGTGGCCTGGGACCAGCGCGGCCATGGCGATTCCGACCCCACCGACCTCTACAGCTGGCAGGCCGACGTGCGCGACCTGATGGCCGTGGCCGCCAGCTGCAGCAGCGCACCGATGCCCGCCATCGGACACAGCAAAGGCGGCTCGCTGCTCGGCTGGGCCGTGCAGGCCCTGCCCTGGCGTTTTTCCCAACTGGTTCTGCTGGACGGCCTGTCGTTCAATTCGCCCGGTCTGGCCGCACAAGACCTGTGGAACGGCCTGCTCACGGAGCAGGGCCTGCAGAAATGGATCGCCCGCCACACCGACGGCCAGGCCCGTTGCATGCCCACGCGCGCGGCGCTCGTGGCGCAGCGCGCCAAGGCCAATCCCAGGTTGCCCCAGGCCTGGATCGAATACCTGGTCGACCAGGGCGCGTGCGACACCGCTGAAGGCTGGCGCTGGAAGCACGACCCACGCGCCGTCGCGCCCCTGATCGGCCCGCACCCCTCGCAATGGATGTTGCCGCGCCTCTGCGGCATGTCGCCGCCGCTGCTGGCCATCGTCGGCGGCGTGCGCGAAAGCATCAGCTGGAAAGTGGCGCTGAGCGAGATCGAGCCGCATCTGCCACCGGGCGCGCAGGTCGACGATTGGACCGACATCGGTCATTTCGTGCACATCGAAGCACCGCCAGCCACGGCACAGCGCGTGCTGAATTTTTTGAAGAAACCATGACGCAGTGCTTGCCATTGGGCCGCCTGCGCCTGGCCCTGCACACCTTGCGCGCGCCAGCGCCCGGGCACACGAGCGGGCCACTGCTGCTCTTGCACGGCCTGGGCGAGTGCTCGCCATCGCAAGTGCCCGAGGACTACCACCGCTGGCCGGGGCCGGTGCACGCCCTGGACTTCGCCGGCCATGGCCAGTCGTCCACGCCGGTGGGCGGCGGCTACACCTGCGAGGCCCTGATGGTGCAGGTGGTCACTGCCCTCGACGCCGTGGGCCCGTGCACGCTGGTCGGCCGAGGCCTGGGCGCGTATGTCGCCTTGCTGGCCACCGCCGCGCGCGCCACACAGGTGCGCGGCACCGTGCTGCGCGATGGCCCGGGGCTGGCCGGCGGGGGCGATGGCACCCAAAGCCCGTACCTCCCTGCGGTGGCCGCGTCCGCGCTGGACACCCCGGACCCGCACGCGCTCGCCGATCTGCTCACCGATGTGCGACACCCTGCGGCCGCCGCGCGCTGGGCACAGCTGGTGCGCAACGCCTCTCCGTGGCAAACGCCTGTGCACTTCTGCCTGCGGGAGCGCCCGGCGTGGGCGCTGGTCGCGGCCGGCGCGCTGGCGCAAGCCTTCACCCCGGTGTCGCTGGCACTGGCCGACTGCGCCTTGCTGCACACCGAACCTTGCACACCATGAGTTCCATGCCCGCATCCCCACCACCTCACACCCCGCCGCCGACCGACACCGCCGCGCGGCAGGCGGCCGTGCAGTCGATCCTGGCCATGGCGCGGCCCGTCGCTGCCCTGTTGCCGGTCGACAGCGGCCCCGACGCCTTCGCACGCGAACTCCTGCGCCAGTCCAAGCCATGAGCCTTGCACACAGCTCGCTCGAAGACACCTGCGCCGCGTTGGCCGCGGGCAGCATCCGCTCGGTGGATCTGCTCGACGCCTTGCTGGACCAAGCGCGCCGCGTCGACCCCGTCATCCACGCCATTGCCGAGTGGGACGAAGACCGCGCGCGCGCCCAGGCCGGGCAGCGCGACCAGGAACGCCAGCGTGGCGTAGTGCGTGGCGCCTTGCACGGCGTGCCGCTGGCGCACAAGGACCTGCTCTTCCGCCCGCACCGCGCGCCCTGGTGTGGCTCGCAGGTGCCCGTGCCGCCGCAGACGCAACAGGCCGGCGTGCTCTCGCGCCTGGAGGTGGCGGGCGCGGTCGATCTGGGCAGCGTGCAACTCTCCGAATTTGCCTACAACCCCACCGGCCACAACTGGGCGCGCGGCCACGTGCGCAACCCCTGGAACCCCGACTTCGTCACCGGTGGTTCCTCCAGCGGCTCGGCCGCGTCGGTCGCCGCCCGCATCAACTTTGCGTCCATCGGTTCCGACACGGCGGCCTCGATCCGCGTGCCCGCTGCGTGCTGCGGCGTCACCGGCCTCAAACCCACCCACGGCCTGGTGGACGCGAGTGGCTGCGTGCCCCTGTCGTACTCGCTCGACACGCTAGGCCCGATCGCCCGCAGCGCGCGCGACTGCGCGCTGGTGCTCGACGCCATCGCAGGCACGCGCACCCTGGCCACCGCCCACGAGCTGCCCGCGGGCCTGCGGGTCGGCGTGGCCTCCCGCTACTTCGTCGACGACATCCACGCCGACGTGGCGCGCGGCCTCGAAGACGCGCTGACTGCCTTGCGCGGGCTCGGCGCGCAGATCACCCCGGTTACCCCCACGGGCCTGCCGCAGGCGAACGCCAACGCGAGCGTGATCATCATGTCCGAGGCGACGTCCGCGCACCGGCCCTGGATGGCGCCGCACGCCGCGCGTTATTCGCCCACCGTGCTCGAACGCCTGGAGCAGGGCGCCCAGTTCAGCGCGGCCGACTATGTGGGCGCACAACGCTACCGCGCGCCCGCGCTGGCCGATTTCTGCGACGCGGTGTTCGCCAACGCCGACGTGCTCGTGGCCCCGGTGATCGCGATCCCCGTGCCGCGCCTGGACGACGTGTCGGCCGAGAACGACCCGGCGATGAACCGCATCGCGCGCGACATGACGCGCCTCACGCGTCCCATCAACTACCTCGGCCTGCCCGCGCTGTCCTTGCCCGTGGGCCGCGACAGCCGCGGCATGCCACTGGCCGTTCAACTGATCGGCCGGCCCCACAGCGAGGCCTTGTTGATCCAGGTCGGTGCCGCTTTGCAGCGCAGCACCGACTGGCATCGCTTGCGCCCTTCCATCACCCCCCATCGCGCCACGTCTGGTGCAGGAGACCTCCCCCGATGACCCTCGTCCGATACGAACAGATCCGGCACATTGCGGTGCTGAGTTTGAACAACCCGCCCGTCAACGCACTGGCCTACGAACTGCGCCGCGACCTCGCCGCTGCGCTCGACCGCGCGCTCACCGACGCGTGCGTTCAAGGCATCGTGCTCGCGGGCACGGACAAGGCTTTCTGTGCCGGCGCCGACATTCCCGAACTCGGCACGCCCAAGGCCGCGCAAGACCCGAACATCTTCACGCTGATCCGCGAGATCGAAAACAGCCGCAAACCGGTGGTGGCCGCCATCGCCGGCATCTGCATGGGCGGTGGTCTGGAGATCGCGCTGGCGTGCCATTACCGCGTGGCGCTGAGCGATGCGCAGATCGCCTTCCCCGAGATCAAGCTCGGCCTCATGCCTGGTGCTGGCGGCACGCAACGCTTGCCGCGTCTGACCGGTCTGCAATGGGCACTGAACCTCATGCTCACCGGCGAGGCCGTGCGCGCCGAACGCCTGATGGACACCGCGCTGTTCGACCGTGTGGTCGCCAGCAACCTGGTCGAACAGGCCTGCGCCGTCGCCATGGAGGTGGTGGACGCCGGCGTGCCACCGCGCCGCACCTGCGACCTGAAGGTGGACGAGCCCTACGCGCAGAGCTTCCTGCAAGTGGCGCGCAACACCGTGCGCCCCAAGCTCAAGGGCGGCGACACCGCCGCGCTGCGTGTGATCGACGCAGTGGCCGCGTCGGTGGACAAACCGTTTGAAGACGGCCTGCGCCTGGAGCGCGAGGCGTTCGCCACGCTGGAGCAGGCACCATACTCGCGCGCCATGCGTCACATCTTCCGCGCCGAGCGCCTGGCGTCCAAGGTGGACGGCGTGCCGAGCCACACGCCCGTGCGCGACATCCGCCGCGTGGCCATCATCGGTGCGGGCACCATGGGCGGCGGCATCGCCATGGCCTTCCTCAACGTCGGCATCCCGGTGATCCTGCTCGACCGATCCGACGCCGACGTGGAACGCGGCCTGGCCAACGTGCGCCGCAACTACGAGGCCACGGTGCAGCGCGGGCGCCTCACCGCCGAAGCGATGGAGCAGCGCATGGCCCAGCTCACCGGGGTCACCGAGTACAGCGCCATCGCCGATGCCGACCTCGTGATCGAAGCCGTGTTTGAAAACATGGACGTCAAGGAAGACGTCTTCAAGAAGCTCGACGCGGTCATGAAGCCCGGCGCGATCCTTGCGTCCAACACCTCGCGCCTGGACGTCGACCGCATCGCCGCCTTCACACAGCGCCCGGCCGATGTGCTGGGCATGCACTTCTTCAGCCCGGCCAACGTGATGAAGCTGCTCGAAGTGGTGCGTGGCGCGCAGACCGCGCCCGACGTGCTCAACACCGTGATGCAGCTCGCGCGGCGCATCGGCAAGGTGGCCATCGTCTCCGGCGTTTGCGACGGGTTCATCGGAAACCGCATGATCACCTTCTACCTGGAGCAGAGCATGGTGCTGCTCGAAGAAGGCGCCTCACCCCAGCAGATCGACCGCGCCCTGGAGAAGTGGGGCATGGCCATGGGCCCGTTCCGCATGAGCGACCTCGCCGGTCTGGACATCGGCTACACCATTCGCCAGCGCCAGTACGCCGAAGACGCCCACGCGCGCCGCAGCCCGCTGGCCGACAAGGTGTTCGAAGCCGGTCGACTGGGCCAGAAGAACGGCAAGGGTTGGTACA
The sequence above is a segment of the Hydrogenophaga sp. BPS33 genome. Coding sequences within it:
- a CDS encoding 3-hydroxyacyl-CoA dehydrogenase NAD-binding domain-containing protein, with the translated sequence MTLVRYEQIRHIAVLSLNNPPVNALAYELRRDLAAALDRALTDACVQGIVLAGTDKAFCAGADIPELGTPKAAQDPNIFTLIREIENSRKPVVAAIAGICMGGGLEIALACHYRVALSDAQIAFPEIKLGLMPGAGGTQRLPRLTGLQWALNLMLTGEAVRAERLMDTALFDRVVASNLVEQACAVAMEVVDAGVPPRRTCDLKVDEPYAQSFLQVARNTVRPKLKGGDTAALRVIDAVAASVDKPFEDGLRLEREAFATLEQAPYSRAMRHIFRAERLASKVDGVPSHTPVRDIRRVAIIGAGTMGGGIAMAFLNVGIPVILLDRSDADVERGLANVRRNYEATVQRGRLTAEAMEQRMAQLTGVTEYSAIADADLVIEAVFENMDVKEDVFKKLDAVMKPGAILASNTSRLDVDRIAAFTQRPADVLGMHFFSPANVMKLLEVVRGAQTAPDVLNTVMQLARRIGKVAIVSGVCDGFIGNRMITFYLEQSMVLLEEGASPQQIDRALEKWGMAMGPFRMSDLAGLDIGYTIRQRQYAEDAHARRSPLADKVFEAGRLGQKNGKGWYKYVPGQRNALRDPEVDALIAEHFASAGRTPRTFSDEEIVERCIYALVNEGAYIMQEGIAARASDIDLVYLHGYGFPRWRGGPMMAAQTVGLSSVVRAIQRIRSRGDSWFKEPAPLLVQRAEQNLGLD